A single Lathamus discolor isolate bLatDis1 chromosome 16, bLatDis1.hap1, whole genome shotgun sequence DNA region contains:
- the NECAP2 gene encoding adaptin ear-binding coat-associated protein 2 isoform X1: protein MEAAGQSGAAAMAAAAGSEAVLCVKPAVHVYRLPPRASNRGYRAAEWQLEQPAWSGRMRVTARGSVAFIRLEDKNTGELFAQAPVEQFPGIAVESVTDSSRYFVIRVEDGNGRRAFIGVGFVDRGDAFDFNVALQDHFKWVKQQSELARQAENPEQGPKLDLGFKEGQTIKLNIANMKKKEGATGTTRPRPVAPGALSLLPPPPGGKLPSGERPSSLSNPTQLPGTPITDSLLSWPQPTAAPSASTSDVWGDFANASGSASTQTNTGWVQF from the exons ATGGAGGCGGCGGGGCAGAGCGGCGCCGCCGCGATGGCGGCCGCGGCGGGGTCCGAGGCGGTGCTGTGCGTGAAGCCGGCCGTGCACGTCTACCGCCTGCCGCCGCGGGCCTCCAACCGCGGGTACAG GGCTGCGGAGTGGCAGCTGGAGCAGCCGGCGTGGAGCGGCAGGATGCGGGTCACAGCCAGGGGCAGCGTCGCCTTCATCAGGCTGGAGGATAAGAACACGG GAGAGCTTTTTGCCCAGGCACCAGTGGAGCAGTTCCCTGGCATCGCTGTGGAAAGTGTGACGGACTCCAGCAGATACTTTGTCATCCGGGTCGAAGATGGGAACG GCCGCCGTGCTTTCATCGGAGTTGGCTTTGTCGACCGAGGGGATGCTTTTGACTTCAACGTTGCTCTCCAGGACCACTTTAA GTGGGTGAAGCAGCAGAGCGAGCTGGCCAGGCAGGCTGAGAACCCCGAGCAGGGCCCCAAGCTGGATCTGGGCTTCAAGGAGGGACAGACCATCAAACTGAACATTGCG aacatgaagaaaaaggaaggagcaaCCGGGACCACCAGACCCAGGCCTGTGGCTCCTGGGGCCCTGAGCTTGCTCCCACCACCTCCTGGAGGAAAACTTCCTTCTGGAGAGCGCCCATCTTCCCTCTCCAATCCCACCCAGCTCCCAGGCACCCCCATCACAG ACTCCCTCTTGTCCTGGCCACAGCCGACTGCTGCTCCCTCCGCCTCCACCAGTGATGTGTGGGGAGACTTTGCCAATGCTTCAGG gtcAGCTTCTACCCagacaaacacaggctgggttCAGTTCTGA
- the NECAP2 gene encoding adaptin ear-binding coat-associated protein 2 isoform X2, whose translation MEAAGQSGAAAMAAAAGSEAVLCVKPAVHVYRLPPRASNRGAAEWQLEQPAWSGRMRVTARGSVAFIRLEDKNTGELFAQAPVEQFPGIAVESVTDSSRYFVIRVEDGNGRRAFIGVGFVDRGDAFDFNVALQDHFKWVKQQSELARQAENPEQGPKLDLGFKEGQTIKLNIANMKKKEGATGTTRPRPVAPGALSLLPPPPGGKLPSGERPSSLSNPTQLPGTPITDSLLSWPQPTAAPSASTSDVWGDFANASGSASTQTNTGWVQF comes from the exons ATGGAGGCGGCGGGGCAGAGCGGCGCCGCCGCGATGGCGGCCGCGGCGGGGTCCGAGGCGGTGCTGTGCGTGAAGCCGGCCGTGCACGTCTACCGCCTGCCGCCGCGGGCCTCCAACCGCGG GGCTGCGGAGTGGCAGCTGGAGCAGCCGGCGTGGAGCGGCAGGATGCGGGTCACAGCCAGGGGCAGCGTCGCCTTCATCAGGCTGGAGGATAAGAACACGG GAGAGCTTTTTGCCCAGGCACCAGTGGAGCAGTTCCCTGGCATCGCTGTGGAAAGTGTGACGGACTCCAGCAGATACTTTGTCATCCGGGTCGAAGATGGGAACG GCCGCCGTGCTTTCATCGGAGTTGGCTTTGTCGACCGAGGGGATGCTTTTGACTTCAACGTTGCTCTCCAGGACCACTTTAA GTGGGTGAAGCAGCAGAGCGAGCTGGCCAGGCAGGCTGAGAACCCCGAGCAGGGCCCCAAGCTGGATCTGGGCTTCAAGGAGGGACAGACCATCAAACTGAACATTGCG aacatgaagaaaaaggaaggagcaaCCGGGACCACCAGACCCAGGCCTGTGGCTCCTGGGGCCCTGAGCTTGCTCCCACCACCTCCTGGAGGAAAACTTCCTTCTGGAGAGCGCCCATCTTCCCTCTCCAATCCCACCCAGCTCCCAGGCACCCCCATCACAG ACTCCCTCTTGTCCTGGCCACAGCCGACTGCTGCTCCCTCCGCCTCCACCAGTGATGTGTGGGGAGACTTTGCCAATGCTTCAGG gtcAGCTTCTACCCagacaaacacaggctgggttCAGTTCTGA
- the SZRD1 gene encoding SUZ domain-containing protein 1 isoform X2, whose amino-acid sequence MEDEEVAESWEEAADSGEIDRRLEKKLKITQKERKSKSPPKVPIVIQDDSLPAGPPPQIRILKRPTTNGVLSNPNSASRPAFPVKSLAQREAEYAEARKRILGSASPEEEQEKPILDRPTRISQPEDTRQPNNVIRQPLGPDGSQGFKQRR is encoded by the exons ATGGAAGATGAGGAGGTCGCCGAGAGctgggaggaggcggccgacaGCGGG GAGATAGACAGACGGTTGGAGAAGAAGCTGAAGATCACGCAGAAGGAAAG AAAGTCCAAATCTCCCCCAAAAGTGCCGATCGTGATCCAGGACGACAGCCTCCCCGCAGGGCCTCCCCCCCAGATCCGCATCCTCAAGAGGCCGACCACCAACGGCGTGCTCAGCAACCCCAACTCCGCCAGCCGGCCGGCCTTCCCGGTGAAATCCTTGGCGCAGCGCGAAGCGGAGTACGCAGAAGCCAGGAAGCGAATATTGGGCAGCGCCAGCCCcgaggaagagcaggagaaaccCATCCTGGATAG GCCCACGAGGATCTCCCAGCCAGAAGACACCAGGCAGCCCAACAATGTGATTAGGCAACCCCTGGGTCCCGACGGCTCCCAAGGCTTCAAGCAGCGCAGATAG
- the SZRD1 gene encoding SUZ domain-containing protein 1 isoform X1: protein MEDEEVAESWEEAADSGEIDRRLEKKLKITQKESRKSKSPPKVPIVIQDDSLPAGPPPQIRILKRPTTNGVLSNPNSASRPAFPVKSLAQREAEYAEARKRILGSASPEEEQEKPILDRPTRISQPEDTRQPNNVIRQPLGPDGSQGFKQRR from the exons ATGGAAGATGAGGAGGTCGCCGAGAGctgggaggaggcggccgacaGCGGG GAGATAGACAGACGGTTGGAGAAGAAGCTGAAGATCACGCAGAAGGAAAG CAGAAAGTCCAAATCTCCCCCAAAAGTGCCGATCGTGATCCAGGACGACAGCCTCCCCGCAGGGCCTCCCCCCCAGATCCGCATCCTCAAGAGGCCGACCACCAACGGCGTGCTCAGCAACCCCAACTCCGCCAGCCGGCCGGCCTTCCCGGTGAAATCCTTGGCGCAGCGCGAAGCGGAGTACGCAGAAGCCAGGAAGCGAATATTGGGCAGCGCCAGCCCcgaggaagagcaggagaaaccCATCCTGGATAG GCCCACGAGGATCTCCCAGCCAGAAGACACCAGGCAGCCCAACAATGTGATTAGGCAACCCCTGGGTCCCGACGGCTCCCAAGGCTTCAAGCAGCGCAGATAG